A window of Daucus carota subsp. sativus chromosome 2, DH1 v3.0, whole genome shotgun sequence genomic DNA:
ATTAAGAGTTTTGTAAAAGAAACACGAGTTGAGGTCTTACGATGAGTTGCAGTTTTAGGGGATGTTTTAAGAGGTGGTCATCATTATGATCACCCTCTCTCTACGAGTTCTTCCCTTCAGACAACTATTCATCTGATTAGATATTTTAGTGAACTTCAAGTCGTGTGTAGTGGAGAGTATTCAAAGAAAGGTTATTTGCTTAAAAAGTTGGGTCATTACAGTTAAATAACGTTTGTGTACATGCTAAATGTCAAAGGATTATGGGCTTTCTCCATCTACAAAAAGGATGAGCGAATGGATAAAAAAGCTTCACGAATGACAGCTTGCTCACCCTTTTGGGTCTGCTTTGGAGTGCATTTAGTATAAATCTGCTTCAATGGCATTGGCAGATTTATAATATACACGGAATTTTGAACACTCCACTACACATGACTTAGAGTTCACTAAAATATCTAATCATATAAATAGTTGTCTGAAGGGGAAGAACTCGTAAAGGGAGGGTAATCATAATGAAGACATCATCTTAAATCATCCCCTGCAACTACAACACTCCGTAAGACCTCAACTCATGTTTCTTTTGCAAAACTCTTAATGTGCTTTTTGACACTCTTATTTACACATCTACCCCTTAATGAAGAACCAAGAATTCTGTCAGTGCCCTCAACTAAATGCTCTCGTAACACTACTAGTCGGTGCTCAGCTATCTCTAGTTTCAAGTTTGCCTCCTCTAACTCAGCTCGAAGACTTTCAATTTCAATCTCAAGTTCAGGCTTCTTAGCAGGGTCATTAATGATCTCTCCAGGATTTTCTTCTATCGGTCCCTCACTATCAGAATCAAGGTCAAAATTATAAACAGAATCGTCACTGTCTGAGCTAGGGTCATAATCTGATGAAAGTGATGGTGAACTATCAACAGGATCCTCAATGTTAGACATCTCAACCTCAATATACTCATCTGCCATCTACATAAGCcacaagaaaatattaatttttttaaaacctcAACTCACAGGTCACGCCTAAAAGGCAGTCTACAGGAAGTTTACCTGGCTCTAATACCAACTGTAACGACCCAACTTTTCAAgtaaataacttttatttaCATCTCAAATGtcataaatttaacaaaatggAATCCAAATGCAACGATATTACAATTTAACTCGAAGAAATTATAGTCTgacataaattttgaataaagtGACAACTCTATAAAATACTAGAATTAAGCAAGTTCAAATCTTTGGAGCAAACTAAGTCAATTCTCTCCCGATCCGAAAATTAAGCACCTGAATATTTGTAATTTCATAACTTCCATAAATCCAGAttcattattcaaatttataattcataGTGACATAAGGTAATTCCACAGCTCGCTAAGGTCACAAATCTCCGATGACTTGGTATCATAAGTTCATAATTTGTTACTAATGCACCATTTACTTAGATATCAAAAAGTGTGCGACCCCGAAGATATTATAACAGACACTCCTTAGTAAGGTATTATAGGttagttccggaactatacgCAGATACTAACGGTTCCATAGGTTAGTAGAGCTAACTGggatatctaaaatatttagcttgattcaaatatttaaaaaaaataaagcttcatataaataaaatggcTACACCGATGCACAATATTGAATGATCAAATGATTTcctaacaaattaaaaaaaaacttactaaatatctaatataaatttaaataattaaataaaataccaTGACAAGATTTTAAAACAGAGACACTACAAAATATCAGTACTATTACACGTTGCACCCGGTttacatattaataaaataacttAAACATGAAATAATAACAAGTTCAcatattacttataaataatataacgaattttctatggtgtgcccatgggcacacaatagtcactaactcccatgacaatactagcttttgattggtggatggataataaatgttcatggcccccctgcatttacaacaattccaccaatcaaaagaagccattttcatgagagttggtgcttaatgtgtgcccttggacacacattagaaagaccgataatataattatacataataaatttaacTTGACACATAATTAAATATGCAACTTATAACCTAATATATAAACTATACCTTAGCACTggtttacaaaatttattagtgggaataattaaatataacaatTGATCATATAACTAATCttaacaattatataaataaatacaagAAGATATAAACTAAGTACATACACTAATTATAATACTTTCTATAAACCAATACAAGCACATATAAaccaattttatattatatacacagTCAACATTATTTTCACGTGAACATGTACAATTATAACCTACACTGTTTTTGTGCAGGTAAACACATGAAGCCCACTCAAACAAAGCCCGCTCAAACAAGCCCATCCATCACTTCtaaacatattataaataattcacaatttagCTCTGTCTGTCTCTGTCCATATCCCAAGGACTCCCAGTAAGATGAATTGAACAAAAATGAATGATTTATACCTATGTAGCCaatcaaatataaacatataatttaaataatctcGTAATACACAAATCTCCACAAATATTTACTAaacaattttgtttttaaatatacaaGTAAACATTAgtcttataataaaaaatattactataataatggacaagaatgacataaaataataatatttttaataaaataatttatattaaatacataAATCTGATATAATTCATAAAAGAATAACAtgcatattaaattataaaatcaaagatattcATATCCAaatttcagaaattaattataaatataattttaatcactcCAAAATAACTTCAGGATCTAATGAAAATCATACTCAATTATATACTAAAGCAAAATAACGAACGAAAGATAAAAGCATGAGACCTTAAAAACTGGATATTACATAGACACTTAATGATAGAAGACATATAATATGCAGTAGCCAACAACAATATGTGTAAAACTAGGAAGAATAGACATGTATATACACAATGACAAACTAAATTCAATGTACTAAACATGTTATacatataatatcaaatattagtaGAGAGTATAGAACCGAGCAGAGCACATAAGCAGAGACATAAACCTAAACATAGACGTAGCTTGTAAAAAAGAGCTGTTCAAAAAATAAGTGAAGCAAGTACGTATATTTATGTACATAATTAGTTCAACGTGTTCCTACAATTATGAGTACGTGATcactatttcaaattattttaaattaatatctaaCCACTCACTGCGGAAGTTTTGACTTAAGTCTTTGTTTAAAGATAACacataagtatataaatattttataaagtaaCAACAcctgtattaaaattttaatcacataaggaatatattttatcaaagttTTAGACACCactaaaaagttttttttttttaaaacaaagaaaacacgGGTTATCACAATAACTCTCCTAAATAGATTCTTGATCACCTTTTTTGAGCCTTTCTGATCTCGTTAATCTCGAGATGAGATGGCTAAGTTTGATTCACCATGTCTGCGTTGCCATTGCCGGTTTAAGCCATTATCATCCCTGGTCTGAATCAAGCAACTTTCACTTGAACCTCACTCCACTGCTTCAAAACAAATCCAATTTGCATTATACCCAACATCAGTTATTCGCAGAAATATATTCTGCCACACTTCTTTGTTTCTGGCGTCCCAGATCATGCCATTATTGTCCAGAAATCTACTTCTGAGATTATACTTTGTTAACGAACTTCCAGAAGCAGTCCTCCACACGGACTTTTTGATTCTCAGAGTAATCTTTGAATCTGTTCTGTAACTTACGGAATTTTGACAAAATTAACTggtccaatttaaaaattactgGAACTCAGATTTGGATAGTTACTTGACATTAGAAGCTTCCGGTGTACACAACCAAACCAATTTGAAAGTTTATTAAAACATAAAGTATTTCTAACTTATTTCTATTTATATGGATGACTTGTGAAAATCCAAGTATTAATGGCTCTTCCTTCATACCTGGGATGTAAAGAGTTTGAGGTTTGTATGTCAACTGCAATATCTTTGTTCTTACGGGTAATGTGTATGTAGGTGACGGAAACAGGAGTTGAAGTTTTAACAGCTCGTTTACCTACATCCCCCGATATGTTCCCCTGGTTGAAGTCCTAATTAGTTCTGCACAACGTTTTGCACTTGAAAAGCTGGATCTCGCAAGAATGCGCAATAGTTGGTTTGATGTTTTGTTGTTGCAGTTAAAAAGCTGGATCTCAGGGAATGACTCAATAGTTggtttgatatttgatttatttgcCCCTTTCTTGGAACCAATTCTGCTGTACTTCAGTACTTGTATCTTATTAGACGATCTTTGGACAGGTTTAATTACCATCACATTTTCATGAATTTGCTTCAACTTTCATGTTACAACACACAAAACACATATTACTTTGATTTggcttttaaaatatttgagacAGTAGTCTTATTACTGGCTTTTAGAGGAAAATTGACAGCTATACTAATGAAGCTCGAGAATTTTGGTATAAATTTAAGTTTGCCAGCTTTAGTCGGTAAAGCTGGCTAGGCTCAGTTGATTGTATAAAACGCCTGTGTATTCGAAGTATTTTTCCATTCGAACTCTGCTCCAGAACAAATTTAAAGAACAGTTCACACGGGTTTGACTGTTTTCATATAGAAATTTGTGAAAGGAGATGGAGAGTACGGGAGTGTtgcatataaatttaaatttgattaattctCAATAACTCCCAACTCAACGTACAAAATGaaacatatatgtatttatctAGAATAAGTGtaaattttgaaagttttcCGAAATTCATTAAAGTAATGGGAATCTTATTATTTATTGATTATAATTCGTGTTCGTGATGAGCTACTTACATTTAATTTGTTCTTCCacgaaagaaagaaaaaagaaacagaTATCAGAGCCTACAGCAATTCTTCCTAATTCAGTGCAAATCTATTTGCTGGTTAAATGAAAATGGCAGACACAAATAAATTTAAGgcattaaataattatatggaaTTCGATCACGAAAACCGCTCTATCACATGCGTCATGCGCAAAAATACTTTGAAGCTAGCTAAGTCAAAGCCTTGCTTGCTGCCAGAAGATGATCTCAACATGCTGCCTGCACCAAGTGCGGTCGAAGTATTAGCTGCACTTCAGAGCACGACCGGCACTTGTGCTTTCAAGCTGCACGATATGTTTCCGTAATTCGAAACTTTGTAAtggaaacaaattaaaattttagatagatTGGTTTTTAACATGATATCAAAACTCGATTTGATGAATGTCTCAAGTTTTTAGATCGACGGATTCTCAATACTTTGTAATATAACCCTACGAAATGCAAGGACTTGATTTTCGAATTTCCATATATTGTGTAAGTATATTAACATAAAAATGAAGAAGATAAAGAACAAACAATTAACAACATATCATCACAAACCAACTAGTTACAACAATCATGGCTTCTTGGCCCGGAACGAGGCTCGATGTCTAGCAGTGTACCCATTAAACAACGCCAATGCATTGCTAGTCACCTGCGCCACATTCAACACCTTGGCCTTAATCGTCGCCTTCACCTTGCTCTTAATCGTATACGCCGAAAACCCATCAATACACTGCGTGGCATCCGTGAGAGCAGCGCTCACCCAGCTCTGCACATTACTCTCGTGCCACAAGAACTGCTTCTCCCCATCCACACTCATCTGCCGAAACTCCTTAACCGACTGCGCGATCTGCGTCACTCCGTCGTTGATCTGGTTAAGACAGTCTTCGACCGCGGCGTAGTCGGGGGTTCGTGTCTGTTGGAGCTGTTTCGCCACGCTGATGACGTAAGCCCTGGTGAACCTAGCCCTAGAGAGGCTGACGGAGAGTGCAACTTGAGCTAGTTGCTGTTGAGTATGGATTTTTGAGTTTACGTAAGGCAAGAGGCCGCGGACGCAGAGGTCCGTGTATCGGGTTGTTCGGCATTGCGCCTCCACGAAAGCCCGTGATCGGGAACATCTGCGGCAGGCTGGCTCCGCCAGGCCGGAGAGGCAAAAAATGGTTAAGAGGATGACCAAAAAAGTGAGGCTGATTTGTGCCATGAGTAATTAATTATTGTGAAAAAACCGAGTTTTTAAGCTCAAAAATGGTTTTGCTAtgagttgatgatgatgattatggAGCTTGTTGATGTGATGATTATGGAAGAGTGTTGTTTAGGGTTTATATAGAGAGGTCTTCACATGAATAAATTCTTTGACACTagaaattttagttattttattaatttatgatcaCGTCCAGATTTAACACACGTGCATTAGGTTTCCAGGAAGCAACCAAATAAGATGGGATCtcataaacaaataaatttgaaccTAAACTTGTGTTCAAGTAACTAACATAAATTCTTACACGTAAATGAAATAAttactttattttcattatcaattaattactttattttttcatatttgttttggACGTATTTCAAATTAAGGCAAGGCAAACGGACAAGAtatctcttttgcatacatgtACTGTTAGagcacttttttttttcatcgAACCCAGGTTCATAtgttaatttgttatttattagatataatttgttacaatataaattaaactaatatttaACAACTTCTTATACCGTAGTTACAAATCCAAactgattaaaattttaattagtttacTTAGAATTTTATCTATGCGGTGACCGTTTATTTTTCATGACCATAAATACATTAAACTCCATCAAATTTTGTtgaaataattaacatattgataaatttcaattattctattgatcaatcaataattattacatTAACATACTACACCAATGAGTTAATCATCTATTAGCGGATAACTACTTTAATGTGTGTGctcttataattatttatatattaaattgtgtATCTTATTGGAcaaatacataatattataGGAATGTTACTCTTCATGTACGCATGTTAATTTAACGCTAGCAAGACGGCTTACAGGCAGCTAAAGGGAAAACTGGTAAACCACTGCAGATATCAAGTAAAATTACCAAGAAAATAATACTGTAATAATAGTGCTATGAACAGTTGACTTTAGTAATGCAATTCAAATCTGATAATTATTCGATCTGATCCaagaaatgatattaaaatcgAAGAAGATTTTTGACCAAGGGAGACGTTAGAACGAATGCCACCGAGCCACAGCTAATTAGGAACAAAGCTACTGATACCGCGGCAACTTGTTTGCAGCAACTAGGACAGGAGATCGCTTAGCAAATGTGTTTATTGGATTTAACTATTAATTACTTGTATTATTCACcatgtttaaattaataaatatgtaaatCTGAATTGCAAGATAcaatcttataaattatttttctagaAAGTAAACTTCTTCGTTCTTTGCTGTATGTCCGCACGTAACCAATTGTTTAAACTTAATTTATACTTCTGTTGAACAACAGTTTATCTCTTCCTTTTTACAGCTTGCACTGTTTAGCCCGACCAGTTGGAGGGTCTCTttgaatttgttttaaaaaagacAACTTGAAGTGATTATGAGctttgtttgtgtgtgttttaaaTCAGGTGTTTAAAATTGTTCTAATTttgcttagcaaaaaaaaaaaaatgttctgattttaaactgaaaaaatactctatttttttaataaccatgaactaacttaaaatcaaaattaagttaGAAATTGACATAAAGTCATAAGTTAgttactaaaaaaaaaaaagtcataagttagtttaaaatatattttttcaaaaatttaattttttaagcttttttcaagaattataaatcataaatgaCCAATATATCacttttattgttattattacattttaaatttttaataactcccttacaaaaaaaataaattaataactcataaatcactAATAAATCACATTAAATCATGTTAAATTataagtcaaaattttaaacttaaccAAACGGACTCTATAAATGTAGATGTCAATTTTAAGGTTTCAAGAGATGAACCGAACTAATATCAATTTTTAGGTTTTAAGAGATGAACCGAACTCTAATAGATCATAGCTTTGATTATTTGTGAATACATCTGATAGGTTAGTGATTCCAGTTGCTTTGAACACGAACTAAGAAAACTTAAGGTTTCTTAAACCGACCAGGAATTAACTAAGCTTAAATATGTTGTGTTGAGGTTTTTTTTAAGTAGTTGCCAAGGCACATGGATTGATGTAAAACCTTGGTCTTGAATCACATGATTAATCAACTTTATAAGAGACAGGTTATAGCTAGCATAGCTAAACTCATGCATGTTCAAAGTGAATGTATGAACTGTCAGCATTACAAATTGTTCATCTAAAAAATTGAGCGGCAGATCTTGACATGTTGAAGTAGTAATTGCCTAGCTATATAATTATGGACCTCAAAAAGCGAAAAGCAAGTTCACTACACAGAAAGAAAAAAAACCGAGTCTATGAGTAGCATTCAAGAATCTCAGGTCTCAATCTCATCAAAAGCCTTCAAATTTCCTCTGTTATCAATGTAGGATATTAAGTTGATCATATATGGATACGGTTAGTCATACAGGAGAGTGTATACCATCAGGCATACATATTAGCTTAGGATGTATTCAGATATTAAAGAACACAAATTATGTAATTCAACAATACCACCGCAATATATTTCAGAGAACGCATCACAAAGACACAATGTGATGATCCCACAACTACATACAAATACAGTTATCACAAATCTAACATACAGATAAATACACACATCACTTACAAGTCCATAGACATGTCTGtcattcagcaaattttacaccTGTTAGATAGACTTGGCAGTGGATCAAATGGCCATCAATCCAGAAACCAGGCATGACCATCAGCCCAACCCTAGGCTTCGGATCGTTTTCATCGGTGGAGAAATTATTTACAACACTTTTCATATATGTCTCTGAATATTCACATTCTTTTTTCACCTGGAAAATTTTCACTGCAGGATCATATGAATAAGCCAACCTGTGCAAAAGCCAGATTGACTTGGCCAATTTTAAAAATGCCAGGTAAAAAGGTGTCCTAGGATGTCCTCCGTCAGTCACATGGTTCCGCTGATCCAAGTTCCCAAAAAAAGAAGCTTCCATCTTTGGGTGAACAACAACTAGGTACTTGCTCCGACAAAATTTTCcaaaatcagaatctggatTTTGACAAACAGAATCTAGCGGATCCACTTCTCTTAGGGCGAGATACTGGTGGAAGAAGCTTTCTTCAGTGGCCATACGGTCCTCAATTATCAGTGAGAAACTTTCCTGCTGAAAGCCAGTAAACATTTTTTGGCAAATATGGGATtcaaatgtatattttttatgagcCCTTTTCGCATAAACTACATTAGGTTCAATAGCATTCGCTGCAGCATCAAGGTCCCACCCAGCAGCTTTCATCATGTTAATCAATGGCTTTGAAAAATCATGAATCGCTTTGGAAGCAGCTTCTACAGCTGAACTGAAAAGATCGACAGTCAACTCAAGTGATCCGAAATCACTTTGCATGCCCATCCCTTCCGATTCATTGGCTGACAAACCCCTAAGTTTAAGATTTTTTTCCAGTTTTGTCCGCCTCTGATTTGCCTCAGATATCTGTTGCTGAACCTGAGTGATTTCAGAATCTTTGTTGCGAATTTCAGACTGAAACTTCTTTACCATTACCTCGTATGTTTTTAACAAGCTCTGCTGTTCTTGAATCTCTGCAGCTAAGCGCGAGTCCTGAGGGGAAACACATAGTGGTTTTGGGTTGTTCTCCCTGTAAAAATGTTTAAGCTCGGAGAGATCCTTAAGCTTAGCAATTACAAGCTTGTCAGCGGCTTGAATTTTATCAGGGTCATAGGGTGTATGAGCAGCTTGGAGTTGGATGTAAGCAGACTTTAAAGAGGAAATGTTAGTAAAAATCTTAGATATCATCGATTCTACCGCTTCTGGATTCTGATTTGTTGACTCTTCCATAGGTTGGGGATGGATCTTCTGATTATTAATGTCAAAAGGTTGGCTGTCCCTTCCCCCAGTGGGTTGCATAGTTATTTCAGCCAAgggaaaatattttatttacgtGACAGAAACCACTAGATGAGAAGCTGCCAGATTAACATCAACAAGATTAGATCACAATTAACATAAATGCTATCAGAATTAGCATGTTTTTTATCGACATATTTGCTGTTTCAAGAGACTGCCTATCCTACTACACTTCAGTACCCCATTAAAGTAAGGATAATGTCAGATCAAAAAATATAGCCCTAATTAGAACTGAGCTATAATGCTTCACCAGTTTTAAGTAACAAACAGGACAGTCTGAAGGAAAATATAATAGATAACATGTGTAAGAAAAGAGTACACACAGACAAAACTTTAATGTCCAGGAGACTGATAACTACTACAATGTACCTAATAACTATTCAAACATGGTCTACTTAATATATGAACTTCTAAGCTTTTATTAAGCTTTCAGAGAAAATAAACTTGTTAGAGTTTCCAAACTCTGTATAATACTTGTGCATGTCATCCATAAAGACTCTAACCGGTAGTAACTAATCTTTAATAATGAAAACATAGTAATAACTTAactgaaaaaaatgaaataatcatAGTAGtactaacaaaataaatatactaaaaacaaataaataagataaagTCCAGTCACCACTGATATGTCCACCAAAACTCTGGAAAACAAGGAGATCTGATTTCCCAAATCAAGTACAAACCTTTATAAATATTGAGAAATTAAGCAATTTTTCGATGGAGAATGGTGCAAAGACACAGGCATCAGCAAGTTATGTTGTCAACAGGACTTACCTGAATTTCAGAGATCAAGTGTAAGCCATCATGTGCTTAGACTTTGCACCAAAATACTTTTGATTTAGAT
This region includes:
- the LOC108209743 gene encoding pectinesterase inhibitor 9; this translates as MAQISLTFLVILLTIFCLSGLAEPACRRCSRSRAFVEAQCRTTRYTDLCVRGLLPYVNSKIHTQQQLAQVALSVSLSRARFTRAYVISVAKQLQQTRTPDYAAVEDCLNQINDGVTQIAQSVKEFRQMSVDGEKQFLWHESNVQSWVSAALTDATQCIDGFSAYTIKSKVKATIKAKVLNVAQVTSNALALFNGYTARHRASFRAKKP
- the LOC108205582 gene encoding protein GRAVITROPIC IN THE LIGHT 1; protein product: MQPTGGRDSQPFDINNQKIHPQPMEESTNQNPEAVESMISKIFTNISSLKSAYIQLQAAHTPYDPDKIQAADKLVIAKLKDLSELKHFYRENNPKPLCVSPQDSRLAAEIQEQQSLLKTYEVMVKKFQSEIRNKDSEITQVQQQISEANQRRTKLEKNLKLRGLSANESEGMGMQSDFGSLELTVDLFSSAVEAASKAIHDFSKPLINMMKAAGWDLDAAANAIEPNVVYAKRAHKKYTFESHICQKMFTGFQQESFSLIIEDRMATEESFFHQYLALREVDPLDSVCQNPDSDFGKFCRSKYLVVVHPKMEASFFGNLDQRNHVTDGGHPRTPFYLAFLKLAKSIWLLHRLAYSYDPAVKIFQVKKECEYSETYMKSVVNNFSTDENDPKPRVGLMVMPGFWIDGHLIHCQVYLTGVKFAE